A window of Hymenobacter aerilatus contains these coding sequences:
- a CDS encoding RDD family protein: MSTIRIHTTQNVTLEYEIASVGDRIVAALLDYLLYGVWVLLWVVLAAQLNLNPGPIGIFLLILPTLLYFPACELFFNGQSLGKKARHIRVVRLDGTPAGLGDYLLRWLLRPIEIVAFSGAIALLTIIINGRGQRLGDLAAGTTVVSLRPRAQHATPAAYLPDTNYQVVFPQAAQLSDHDIALIRRLLQQGLQRNNYLLLHEVANKVKTLTTIRTDLPDETFLQTVLRDHTHLVSAGG; the protein is encoded by the coding sequence ATGAGTACGATTCGCATCCATACCACCCAAAACGTAACGCTGGAGTACGAAATAGCCAGTGTGGGCGACCGGATAGTGGCAGCCCTGCTGGATTATCTGCTGTATGGCGTGTGGGTGCTGCTGTGGGTAGTGCTGGCCGCGCAGCTAAACCTCAACCCTGGACCCATTGGCATTTTTCTGCTGATACTCCCCACACTGCTCTATTTCCCGGCTTGCGAGCTATTCTTCAATGGCCAGAGCCTGGGCAAAAAAGCCCGCCACATTCGGGTGGTGCGGCTGGATGGCACGCCCGCTGGCCTCGGCGACTACCTACTGCGGTGGCTGCTGCGTCCCATCGAGATTGTGGCGTTTTCAGGAGCCATAGCGTTGCTTACTATTATTATCAACGGCCGTGGCCAGCGCCTCGGCGACCTAGCAGCCGGCACTACTGTGGTTAGCCTACGCCCCCGGGCCCAGCACGCCACCCCAGCCGCCTACCTCCCCGATACCAACTACCAAGTGGTATTCCCGCAAGCCGCTCAACTCTCCGACCACGACATAGCCCTGATTCGGCGGTTGCTGCAACAGGGTTTGCAGCGCAACAACTACTTGCTGCTGCACGAAGTGGCCAACAAAGTGAAAACCCTCACCACGATCCGCACCGACCTCCCCGACGAAACGTTCCTGCAAACCGTCCTCCGCGACCACACGCATTTGGTGAGTGCGGGAGGGTAA
- a CDS encoding beta-N-acetylhexosaminidase encodes MLSFSRCGLIFLSLLLSAVASQAQLAPTPPTHQLMPVPATATWGAARIPLRNTFSYHITADTQPDTAVAAAARRVQTRLLRQLGVTRPPAKAKPAANQTPPTLSIRYGKPGRMANGDEERYALRVTPMGISLTAPTSLGALRGLATLEQLVTKDKNALYFSEVDIQDQPRFGWRGLLIDAARHFMPVPLIKRNLDAMAAVKLNVLHWHLSDDQGFRVESQRLPRLAQVGGEGQFYTQAQVREVQRYAAARGIRVVPEFDMPGHATAWLAAYPELASNDSTYGVATRWGVLNIAMDPTRETTYTLIDTLLGEMTQLFSDPYFHIGGDENDGRQWLRNPRIVQFMKEQKLVKSNGQPDKHALQTYFNRRILAMLTKYNKKMVGWDEILGPGLPESAVIQSWRGKKGLYDAVKTNHTAILSNGYYIDLNYSAASHYAVDPLPADAPLTEAQKKLVLGGEATMWAEFADSVIVDSRIWPRTAAIAERFWSPATVTDVPDMYRRLALVSAQLERLGIRHRRVPEQLLRQLAAGQPVAPLRTFASVLEPVKEYKRHFQGMKYTTQTPLNRLVDAAPAESDAAREFSAAVDALLAQVGTTPASPLPAALPALAAVRAPLTQWQANDVKLQLLFNTSASLREYGPLSARLSALSALALERLQLLEQGQTPTAAWKKAAQQQLEAAKAPAGQAELAMLPALQRLLNGLP; translated from the coding sequence ATGCTTTCCTTTTCTCGTTGCGGACTGATTTTCTTATCGTTACTGCTTTCTGCAGTAGCTAGTCAGGCCCAGTTAGCTCCTACCCCTCCTACGCATCAACTAATGCCGGTGCCCGCCACGGCCACCTGGGGCGCGGCGCGGATACCCCTGCGCAACACCTTTTCTTACCACATCACTGCCGATACGCAGCCGGATACCGCGGTGGCGGCAGCGGCACGGCGCGTACAAACTCGTCTGCTACGGCAGCTTGGTGTTACTCGGCCACCCGCCAAAGCCAAACCAGCGGCCAACCAAACGCCCCCTACCCTCAGCATCCGGTACGGCAAGCCGGGCCGCATGGCCAATGGCGATGAGGAGCGCTACGCCCTGCGCGTGACGCCTATGGGCATTTCTCTCACCGCCCCTACTAGCCTGGGTGCCTTGCGCGGGCTGGCCACGCTGGAACAGCTCGTGACCAAAGATAAAAATGCGCTGTACTTCTCGGAAGTTGATATTCAGGACCAGCCCCGGTTTGGGTGGCGGGGGCTGCTGATTGATGCAGCCCGGCACTTCATGCCCGTGCCCCTTATCAAGCGCAATCTGGATGCTATGGCGGCCGTGAAGCTGAACGTGCTGCACTGGCATTTGTCGGATGATCAGGGCTTTCGGGTGGAAAGCCAGCGGTTGCCGCGCTTGGCGCAGGTAGGCGGCGAAGGACAGTTTTACACACAGGCCCAGGTGCGGGAGGTGCAGCGTTATGCAGCGGCGCGGGGCATTCGGGTGGTGCCAGAGTTCGACATGCCGGGCCACGCTACGGCCTGGTTGGCCGCCTACCCCGAGCTGGCCTCCAACGACTCTACCTACGGCGTGGCCACGCGCTGGGGCGTGCTCAACATTGCCATGGACCCTACCCGCGAAACCACCTACACGCTGATAGACACGCTCTTAGGCGAGATGACGCAGTTATTTTCTGACCCGTATTTCCACATTGGCGGTGACGAGAATGACGGACGCCAATGGTTGCGCAATCCGCGCATTGTGCAGTTCATGAAGGAACAGAAGCTGGTGAAAAGCAATGGACAGCCCGATAAGCACGCCCTGCAAACCTACTTCAACCGTCGCATTCTCGCTATGCTCACCAAGTACAACAAGAAGATGGTGGGCTGGGATGAAATCCTGGGACCAGGCCTACCCGAATCGGCCGTGATTCAGAGCTGGCGAGGCAAAAAAGGCCTGTATGATGCCGTGAAGACCAACCACACAGCCATCCTCTCCAACGGCTACTACATCGACTTGAACTACTCGGCCGCCAGCCACTATGCCGTCGACCCGCTGCCCGCCGACGCCCCGCTCACCGAGGCCCAGAAGAAACTGGTGCTGGGTGGCGAGGCCACCATGTGGGCTGAGTTTGCGGATAGCGTCATCGTGGATAGCCGCATTTGGCCTCGCACCGCGGCCATAGCGGAGCGGTTTTGGTCGCCGGCTACCGTCACGGATGTGCCAGATATGTACCGTCGTCTTGCGCTGGTATCGGCGCAGCTGGAACGGCTGGGCATTCGGCACCGGCGCGTGCCGGAGCAGTTGCTGCGCCAGCTAGCCGCCGGGCAGCCCGTGGCACCGCTCCGCACGTTTGCCAGCGTGCTAGAACCCGTAAAGGAGTACAAGCGCCACTTTCAGGGTATGAAATACACAACCCAAACCCCACTCAACCGCCTAGTAGATGCGGCCCCCGCCGAATCGGACGCGGCGCGGGAATTTAGCGCAGCGGTAGATGCCCTGTTGGCGCAGGTAGGTACTACCCCCGCTTCCCCCCTACCCGCCGCCCTACCGGCCTTGGCGGCAGTGCGGGCGCCCCTCACGCAGTGGCAGGCCAACGATGTGAAACTCCAACTGCTCTTCAACACCTCAGCCAGCCTGCGTGAGTATGGGCCGCTTTCGGCCCGTCTGAGCGCCCTTTCGGCGCTGGCCTTGGAGCGGCTGCAACTGCTAGAGCAAGGCCAGACGCCTACCGCCGCCTGGAAAAAGGCCGCACAACAGCAGCTGGAAGCCGCTAAAGCACCGGCCGGGCAAGCGGAGCTGGCCATGCTGCCAGCTTTGCAACGGTTGTTAAACGGTTTACCGTAA
- a CDS encoding stage II sporulation protein M: MREAIFLRQNEERWRQYELQPPAGPDELAARFVALTDDLAFAQTFYPDSPTTQYLNALTSKLHQALYKNKTERTGRFRQFWAEELPLVVARHHGTLLTALLLFLLFTSLGALSAAYDDTFVRVVLGDGYVNQTLANIAKGDPMAVYKGEDETPMFLFITVNNIRVALMTFAAGITAGLGTVYLLFHNGVMLGSFQYFFYQKGVLLPSVLTIWIHGTLEISAIVLAGGAGLVMARGFLFPGTYSRAVAFRQSARDGVKIAIGLVPIFVVAGFLEGFVTRHTEMPLALSLLIIGTSAAFILWYFVVYPRLVLRRANHL, encoded by the coding sequence ATGCGGGAAGCTATTTTTTTGCGGCAAAATGAGGAGCGTTGGCGGCAGTACGAACTACAGCCTCCCGCCGGTCCCGATGAGCTGGCGGCGCGCTTCGTGGCCCTCACCGACGACTTGGCTTTTGCCCAAACCTTCTACCCCGACTCCCCTACCACGCAGTACCTGAACGCCCTCACCAGCAAGCTGCACCAGGCGCTGTACAAAAACAAAACCGAGCGTACAGGGCGGTTTCGGCAGTTTTGGGCCGAGGAGTTGCCCCTAGTAGTAGCCCGCCACCACGGCACCTTGCTCACGGCGTTGCTGCTGTTTCTGCTGTTCACGTCGCTGGGTGCTCTGTCTGCTGCCTACGACGACACGTTTGTGCGCGTGGTGCTCGGCGACGGCTACGTGAACCAGACCCTGGCCAACATTGCCAAAGGCGACCCCATGGCCGTGTATAAAGGCGAAGACGAAACCCCGATGTTTCTGTTTATCACCGTCAACAACATTCGGGTGGCGCTCATGACGTTTGCCGCCGGCATTACGGCAGGGCTGGGCACTGTGTATCTGCTATTCCACAACGGCGTGATGCTGGGGTCTTTCCAGTATTTCTTCTACCAAAAAGGTGTGCTCCTACCCTCGGTGCTCACCATCTGGATACATGGCACGCTGGAAATATCGGCCATTGTGCTGGCCGGCGGCGCAGGGCTGGTGATGGCGCGGGGCTTTCTGTTTCCGGGCACCTACTCCCGCGCCGTCGCCTTTCGACAGTCGGCCCGCGACGGGGTGAAGATTGCCATAGGTCTGGTGCCCATTTTTGTGGTAGCCGGCTTCTTAGAAGGCTTCGTGACGCGCCATACCGAAATGCCCCTGGCGCTTAGTCTGCTGATTATAGGCACGTCGGCAGCCTTTATTCTCTGGTACTTTGTGGTGTACCCGCGGCTGGTGCTGCGTCGCGCCAACCATCTGTAA
- a CDS encoding DUF4129 domain-containing protein has protein sequence MASFWIRWGRMLLMLLLLSGLPASAAPTPPPTLTTTSLPPVRLRRPDPEQLRDFRGQRDFQYVEVRSEMSPWDLFWARVWQRVGEWLSSRSYHGFWRYVFYALFLGALVFVILKLLQVDITGAFGRNPRRAALAYDTEAEDIHALDFPTLLAEAEAAGNYRLAVRLGYLQALKQLTDAGHLEWQPDKTNLAYERELPAGPLRTAFSEVSRQFEYVWYGELTLTPEHYAHTHASRQALLAQLTNRRAA, from the coding sequence TTGGCTTCTTTCTGGATTCGATGGGGTAGGATGCTGCTGATGCTCTTGCTTCTGAGTGGCCTGCCGGCCAGTGCGGCTCCTACCCCGCCCCCTACCCTCACTACGACTTCCCTACCCCCCGTGCGCCTGCGCCGACCCGACCCCGAGCAGCTACGGGACTTCCGTGGGCAGCGGGATTTTCAGTATGTGGAGGTACGCAGCGAAATGAGTCCGTGGGACCTGTTTTGGGCGCGGGTGTGGCAGCGCGTGGGCGAGTGGCTGAGCAGTCGCAGCTACCACGGGTTCTGGCGCTACGTGTTTTATGCCCTGTTTCTGGGCGCTTTGGTCTTTGTGATTCTGAAACTCTTGCAGGTAGACATTACCGGTGCCTTCGGCCGCAACCCGCGCCGCGCCGCCCTAGCCTACGATACCGAGGCCGAAGACATTCACGCCCTAGACTTCCCTACCCTGCTGGCCGAGGCCGAGGCCGCCGGCAACTACCGCTTGGCCGTACGCCTGGGCTACCTGCAAGCCCTCAAGCAACTCACCGACGCTGGCCATCTGGAATGGCAACCCGATAAAACCAACCTCGCCTACGAGCGCGAGTTGCCGGCTGGTCCTTTACGCACGGCCTTCTCGGAGGTATCCAGGCAGTTTGAGTACGTGTGGTACGGCGAGCTGACACTCACGCCCGAGCACTACGCCCATACCCACGCCAGTCGGCAGGCCCTACTGGCCCAGCTCACTAACCGACGCGCCGCCTAA
- a CDS encoding bifunctional GNAT family N-acetyltransferase/carbon-nitrogen hydrolase family protein produces the protein MPAAPELLNHDATPAHKLVLRTLKRGDFKAVKEIMDKVYSNMEGAWAQDEYNNLLKKFPEGQICIEDNGQVVAAALAIIVEYSKFGDKHTYAKITGNGKFDTHDANGDTLYGVDVFVDPEYRSLRLGRRLYDARKELCENLNLRAMVAGGRIPGYATYANEMTPAKYVEMVRNKELTDPILTFQLANDFYVRKLIRGYLPYDSESKAYATLLEWINVYYDEETDKLIGNQKSNVRIGIVQWQMRATQNLEDFFQQMEFFVDTVSGYKADCVLFPEFFNAPMMALTNEESPSVAIRSMAAYTEPIKTKMMELAVSYNINVIAGSMPLYEDGKLYNVSYLCRRDGTVDEQYKLHVTPDEASYWGMRGGDKLKCFDTDFGKIGILICYDAEFPELARMLSDEGMKILFVPFWTDTKNAYQRVRLCAQARAIENECYVAITGSVGNLPRVENMDIQYSQSAVFSPSDFAFPHDAIVAEATPNTEMTLIADLDLDLLKDLNTSGAVRNLRDRRKDLYSVSWVGKNERADELLEMGAERAPKTSRRKASAE, from the coding sequence ATGCCCGCCGCTCCCGAGCTACTAAACCACGACGCCACGCCGGCCCACAAGCTGGTATTGCGCACCCTGAAGCGCGGCGACTTCAAAGCCGTGAAAGAAATCATGGACAAGGTGTATTCCAATATGGAAGGTGCCTGGGCCCAGGACGAGTACAACAACCTGCTGAAGAAATTTCCGGAAGGGCAGATCTGTATTGAAGACAACGGCCAGGTAGTGGCCGCCGCGCTGGCTATCATCGTGGAATACAGCAAGTTCGGCGACAAGCACACCTACGCCAAAATTACGGGCAATGGCAAGTTTGACACCCACGACGCCAACGGCGACACCCTCTACGGCGTGGACGTGTTTGTGGACCCCGAGTACCGCTCGCTCCGCCTGGGGCGCCGTCTCTACGATGCCCGCAAAGAGCTCTGCGAAAACCTGAACCTGCGCGCCATGGTGGCCGGCGGCCGAATTCCCGGCTACGCTACCTACGCCAACGAAATGACCCCGGCTAAGTACGTGGAAATGGTGCGTAACAAGGAGCTGACCGACCCCATTCTCACCTTCCAGCTCGCCAACGATTTTTACGTACGCAAGCTCATCCGGGGCTATCTACCCTACGACTCCGAGAGCAAAGCTTACGCCACGCTGCTGGAGTGGATTAACGTGTACTACGATGAGGAAACCGATAAGCTGATTGGTAACCAGAAGTCGAACGTGCGCATTGGCATTGTGCAGTGGCAGATGCGCGCCACGCAAAACCTGGAGGATTTCTTCCAGCAAATGGAGTTTTTCGTGGATACCGTATCGGGCTACAAGGCCGACTGTGTGCTATTCCCGGAGTTCTTCAACGCGCCCATGATGGCCCTCACCAACGAGGAGTCGCCATCGGTGGCCATTCGCTCGATGGCGGCCTACACGGAGCCCATCAAAACCAAGATGATGGAGTTGGCTGTGAGCTATAACATCAATGTGATTGCCGGCTCCATGCCGCTCTACGAAGACGGCAAACTTTACAACGTTAGCTACTTGTGCCGCCGCGATGGTACCGTGGACGAGCAGTACAAGCTGCACGTAACGCCCGACGAAGCCAGCTATTGGGGCATGCGCGGTGGCGACAAGCTGAAATGCTTTGATACGGACTTTGGTAAAATCGGCATCCTGATTTGCTACGACGCGGAGTTTCCGGAGCTAGCCCGCATGCTGAGCGACGAAGGCATGAAAATTCTGTTCGTGCCTTTCTGGACCGATACCAAGAACGCTTACCAGCGCGTGCGGCTTTGCGCCCAGGCCCGCGCCATCGAAAACGAATGCTACGTAGCCATTACCGGCTCGGTGGGCAATCTGCCCCGCGTCGAGAACATGGACATTCAGTACTCGCAAAGCGCTGTGTTTAGCCCCTCGGACTTTGCCTTCCCCCACGATGCCATTGTAGCCGAGGCCACGCCCAATACGGAGATGACTCTGATTGCCGACCTCGACCTGGACTTGCTGAAAGACCTGAATACCAGCGGGGCCGTGCGCAACCTGCGCGACCGGCGCAAGGACCTCTACTCGGTGAGCTGGGTAGGTAAGAACGAGCGCGCCGACGAGCTACTGGAAATGGGCGCCGAACGTGCCCCGAAAACAAGCCGTCGCAAGGCTTCGGCGGAGTAG
- a CDS encoding AAA family ATPase, with product MESNPISNFPSTPTSPTPPPADSFAAPRTDFGRLTSAVTAIRQEMGKVIVGQHELLEMLLTAILADGHVLLEGVPGVAKTLTAKLLARTLAVPFSRLQFTPDLMPSDVLGTSVFRPNTADFEFRPGPIFASVVLIDEINRAPAKTQSALFEVMEERHITQDGTTYPMQEPFVVLATQNPVEQEGTYRLPEAQLDRFLFKLNVGYPTLEDEVAILQGHHAGFGGTPLEVVQQVLSAEDIAALRQQVRQQRVEPKLLEYIARLVGQTRAHKGLYLGASPRASLALLNGAKALAALRGRDFVTPDDVQFLAPAVLRHRILLTPEREMEGLTADEIIKQIVQQIEVPR from the coding sequence ATGGAATCCAATCCTATTTCTAATTTTCCATCTACCCCCACTTCTCCTACCCCGCCGCCTGCTGACAGCTTCGCTGCACCGCGCACCGATTTCGGCCGCCTTACTTCGGCAGTAACGGCTATCCGTCAGGAGATGGGCAAGGTGATTGTGGGACAACACGAGTTGCTGGAAATGCTGCTCACCGCCATTCTGGCCGATGGGCATGTGCTGCTAGAAGGGGTGCCGGGGGTGGCCAAAACCCTCACCGCAAAGCTGCTTGCCCGCACGCTGGCGGTGCCTTTCAGTCGCCTCCAGTTCACGCCCGACCTTATGCCTTCCGACGTGCTGGGCACCTCGGTTTTCCGTCCCAATACGGCTGATTTTGAGTTTCGGCCCGGCCCCATCTTCGCCAGCGTGGTGTTGATTGACGAAATCAATCGGGCGCCGGCCAAAACGCAGTCGGCGCTATTCGAGGTGATGGAGGAGCGCCACATCACGCAGGACGGCACAACCTACCCCATGCAGGAGCCCTTCGTGGTGCTAGCCACCCAAAACCCGGTGGAGCAAGAAGGCACCTACCGCCTACCCGAGGCCCAGCTCGACCGTTTCCTATTCAAGCTGAACGTGGGCTACCCTACCCTGGAGGATGAGGTAGCCATTTTGCAGGGTCACCACGCGGGTTTTGGGGGCACGCCGCTGGAGGTAGTGCAGCAAGTGCTGTCGGCGGAGGATATTGCGGCCTTGCGCCAGCAAGTGCGCCAGCAGCGGGTAGAGCCCAAGTTGCTGGAATATATTGCCCGCCTCGTAGGCCAGACGCGTGCGCACAAAGGCCTGTATCTGGGCGCATCGCCGCGGGCGTCGCTGGCCCTGCTCAACGGCGCTAAAGCCCTGGCCGCTCTCCGCGGCCGCGACTTCGTGACGCCCGACGACGTGCAGTTTCTGGCGCCCGCTGTCCTGCGTCACCGCATCTTGCTCACCCCCGAGCGCGAGATGGAAGGCCTCACGGCAGACGAGATTATCAAACAGATTGTGCAGCAGATTGAGGTACCGCGGTAG
- a CDS encoding DUF58 domain-containing protein produces MKSLFLTTRFFILLAALTTGFVVAFFLPSLLGPMQVVLGLLVVLVALDALLLYAPGGQVFGRRVMGEKLANGSDNDIAIYLENRYRFAVYTKTIDEIPHQFQRRDVLFRAALKAGETQVIRYQLRPTKRGEYSFGAVNVFVASPLGLVRRRFRYGQDQLVPVYPSFLQMRQYELLAISNRLTEVGVKRIRRVGHSMEFEQIRPYVPGDDPRNINWKATARRAGASTDALVVNHFQDERAQQVYCLIDKGRVMRMPFHGLSLLDYAINATLVVSNIALLKHDKAGLVTFANKLSALVPAERRSGHLRKLLEVLYRQRTKYLETSFETLYTAIKTNIRQRSLLILFTNFETLSGMQRQLPYLRRLAKDHLLLVVFFENTELHQFLDAPAQTTEDVYNQTIAEKFAQEKRQIVLELQRYGIHALLTAPEQLTINTLNRYLEFKARGLI; encoded by the coding sequence ATGAAATCCCTCTTCCTCACCACCCGCTTTTTCATCCTGCTCGCAGCACTGACGACCGGCTTTGTAGTGGCGTTTTTCCTACCCTCGTTGCTGGGGCCGATGCAGGTGGTGCTAGGGCTGCTGGTGGTGCTAGTGGCACTGGATGCGCTGTTGCTGTACGCTCCTGGTGGGCAGGTATTTGGGCGGCGGGTCATGGGCGAAAAGCTCGCCAACGGCTCCGACAACGACATTGCCATCTACCTCGAAAATCGTTACCGCTTCGCCGTTTACACCAAAACCATTGATGAAATTCCGCATCAATTTCAGCGGCGCGATGTGCTGTTTCGAGCGGCGTTGAAGGCAGGCGAAACGCAGGTGATTCGCTATCAGCTGCGGCCTACTAAGCGCGGCGAGTACTCGTTTGGGGCCGTAAATGTGTTTGTGGCCTCGCCGCTAGGGCTAGTGCGCCGGCGCTTCCGCTATGGACAAGACCAACTGGTACCGGTCTACCCATCGTTTTTGCAAATGCGGCAGTACGAGCTACTGGCCATCAGCAACCGCCTCACGGAGGTGGGCGTGAAGCGTATTCGGCGGGTAGGGCACAGCATGGAGTTTGAGCAAATCCGGCCCTACGTGCCCGGCGACGACCCGCGCAACATCAACTGGAAAGCCACCGCCCGTCGCGCTGGCGCCAGCACCGACGCGCTGGTAGTTAACCACTTTCAGGACGAGCGCGCTCAACAAGTATACTGCCTCATCGACAAGGGTAGGGTGATGCGCATGCCCTTCCACGGCCTCAGCCTGCTCGACTATGCCATCAACGCTACCTTGGTGGTCAGTAATATTGCCCTGCTCAAGCACGACAAAGCCGGGCTGGTGACGTTTGCCAACAAGCTGAGCGCCCTGGTACCGGCTGAGCGCCGCAGCGGCCACCTGCGCAAGCTGCTGGAAGTACTGTATCGTCAGCGCACCAAGTACCTCGAAACCAGCTTCGAAACACTCTATACGGCCATCAAGACCAATATCCGCCAGCGTAGCCTGCTAATTCTATTTACCAACTTCGAGACGCTGAGCGGGATGCAGCGCCAGCTACCCTACCTGCGCCGCTTAGCCAAGGACCATTTGCTGCTAGTAGTGTTCTTCGAGAATACGGAGTTGCACCAATTCTTGGACGCGCCGGCCCAAACCACCGAGGACGTATATAATCAAACCATTGCTGAGAAATTTGCCCAGGAGAAACGGCAGATTGTGCTGGAGTTGCAGCGCTACGGTATCCATGCGCTACTCACGGCGCCCGAGCAACTTACCATCAACACGCTCAACCGCTATCTGGAATTTAAGGCGCGAGGGCTGATTTGA
- a CDS encoding DUF4350 domain-containing protein, translated as MTTFRWYLLGLVALFVGYVALEYYRPKPINWTPTFRNQDKIPYGTYVLFQTLPEVLDARVQPVRLPIYNELADGYADPAEASEADPDEQEAAELEEELKVDTAALPMAERGQYVFINSEFNVSRPDLHTLLRYVARGNTVFIAASDFSRGLRDTLHFSTRDFLAQDTLGNALPSDSTTLRLLAPTLRRAAGTQFRYPLLNASTRLLNDSLGQLQPLAVDARDRTVLARCAYGHGYFYLSSVPMAFTNYFVLRPQTSNFAYAAFSYLPAGRPTLWDEYQKQGREGEQSLLRVLLNHDALRVAYYLFCVGVLLFMVFEARRRQRIIPVLRPLPNTTLLFTRTVASLYRQSSNHALIAEKKIDLFLDYVRTRFQESTSDLNDEAFRERVAQKAGVPRPQVDALLRRINFIRTAPAVSDQELLRLSKELQQFKKLAR; from the coding sequence ATGACAACCTTTCGCTGGTATCTGCTGGGACTTGTGGCGCTCTTCGTGGGCTACGTGGCGCTGGAGTATTATCGACCCAAGCCCATCAACTGGACGCCTACCTTTCGCAACCAGGATAAAATCCCGTACGGCACCTATGTGCTCTTCCAAACCCTACCCGAGGTGCTTGACGCGCGTGTGCAGCCCGTGCGCCTGCCCATCTACAACGAGCTAGCTGACGGCTATGCCGACCCCGCTGAGGCCAGCGAGGCAGACCCCGACGAGCAAGAAGCCGCCGAGCTGGAAGAAGAGCTGAAAGTAGATACGGCGGCGCTGCCGATGGCCGAGCGCGGCCAGTACGTATTTATCAACTCCGAATTCAACGTCAGCCGTCCCGATCTGCACACGCTGCTGCGCTACGTGGCCCGCGGCAACACCGTCTTTATTGCGGCCAGCGACTTTTCGCGGGGTCTGCGCGACACGCTGCACTTCAGCACCCGCGATTTCTTGGCCCAGGATACGCTCGGCAACGCCCTCCCTTCGGACTCTACCACGCTGCGCCTGCTGGCCCCTACCCTACGACGCGCTGCAGGCACGCAGTTCCGCTACCCACTTCTAAATGCATCCACGCGCCTACTCAACGACAGCCTCGGGCAGTTGCAGCCTTTGGCTGTAGATGCCCGCGACCGCACCGTGTTGGCGCGCTGTGCTTATGGTCACGGCTATTTCTACCTCAGCTCCGTGCCAATGGCATTTACCAACTACTTCGTGCTGCGCCCGCAAACCAGTAACTTCGCTTACGCTGCCTTTTCTTACTTACCCGCGGGCCGCCCTACCCTCTGGGACGAATACCAGAAGCAGGGCCGCGAGGGCGAGCAGAGCTTGTTGCGTGTGCTCCTGAACCACGATGCCCTGCGAGTAGCCTACTACCTATTTTGCGTGGGCGTACTACTCTTTATGGTGTTTGAAGCACGTCGTCGCCAGCGCATCATTCCGGTGCTGCGGCCATTGCCCAATACCACGCTGCTCTTTACACGCACGGTGGCCTCGCTCTACCGCCAGAGCAGCAACCACGCCCTCATCGCCGAAAAGAAAATCGACCTGTTTCTGGACTACGTGCGCACGCGCTTTCAGGAGTCTACTTCCGATTTGAACGACGAAGCCTTTCGGGAACGAGTGGCGCAGAAAGCCGGCGTGCCTCGCCCGCAGGTAGATGCATTGTTGCGGCGAATTAACTTTATTCGCACGGCTCCGGCGGTGTCAGATCAGGAGTTGCTACGCCTGAGCAAGGAATTGCAGCAGTTCAAAAAGCTCGCTCGATAA